The genomic window GTAGTGAACCTGGTCGCTGGTGAATCCGGCCTGCCTCGCCTGTTTGCGAGTGAAGACTCCGGCTTGGTCCTCAGCAATGGGCGGGATCTGGCTTAGACGGCTCTTGTGCCCCGAATCGAATCGCCTTGTCGGTTTCGAACTGCGACGGTCAACCATGGGCCAATCCTGCCCGGGTGCTCACGGCCTTGCTGCAGTGGAACCAGTGACCTGTGGACGAAGGCAAAACCTTGGCAAGTTCGGGCCACCCGAGGCCACCGGTATTTGGCAGCCCCAGAACGATCGACAGGGCACTGAGCTGGGATAACATGCAGGGTCGGCTCACGAATGTGCCAACCGGCGACAGTACCAACCAGCGCGCACCTGCTGCCGCGCGGCCAGCCCCGCGCGCTTCAGCCGGGGCGGGTCGAGATTGAGCTTGGCCGGGCGGTTCGGAATCGACGTTGAGCTAGACCGGACTCCAACCCGGCAGCCACCTGGGGTTTCGCCAATACGGTGTGCGGTGCAGGGTGAACTCGTTTGCGGCCGGTGCGGTGCAGGGTGAACTCGTTTGCGGCCAGTGCGGTGGAGGGTGAACTCGTTTGCGGCCGGTGCGGTGCAGGGTGAACTCGATTACCACCAGGCCGGTGAGCGCCTAAATGGTCGGCTTGGCCGGGGTGTTCGGAATCGACATTGAGCTAGACCGGACTCCAACCCGGCAGCCACCTGGGGTTTCGCCAATGCGGTGTGCGGTGCAGGGTGAACTCGTTTGCGGCCAGTGCGGTGCAGGGTGAACTCGTTTGCGGCCGGTGCGGTGCAGGGTGAACTCGTTTGCGGCCGGTGCGGTGCAGGGTGAACTCGATTGCCGCTGGTCCGGTTTGGGGTGAAGTCGATTGTGCCAAGACTCGGTGTCGCGCCAAACGGTGCGGTCGCGGCTCAGAAACGCGGCGGGTGTGGGGTCTGCGGCCCCGGATTCCAGCGCTGCTCGGTGGGCCCCTGCGGGCATTTACCCCCGAGGTCAGTGTCGCGCCAAATGGGCGGTTTGAACGGCCCGGCGCTAGGGCTCCTGCCCATCAACCAGTCAACCCAGGCGACACATTTGCTCAAGTTCTGCGATTATTGGACACCGTGACTATGAACCAGCCAGTGGCACCACGCGTCCCGGACAGGCCCTCGCTTGAGGGCCTGGAGGCCAAATGGGATGCCGCCTGGACCGAACAAGACACCTACCGCTTCGATAGGACCCAGCCGCGCCAGCGGGTCTACTCGATCGACACGCCGCCGCCCACGGTAAGCGGCTCGCTCCATGTAGGCCACGTTTTCAGCTACACCCACACTGACATTGTGGCCCGCTACCAGCGTATGCGTGGCAAAGAGGTGTTCTACCCCATGGGCTGGGATGACAACGGCCTGCCGACCGAGCGCCGCGTCCAGAACTACTACGGCGTGCGCTGCGACCCGTCGCTGGGCTACGACCCGGATTTCACCCCGCCCCATGAAGGTAGCGCCCGGTCGACCAAAGCCGCCGACCAGGTGGCCATTTCGCGGAAGAACTTCGTCGAGCTGTGTGAACGGCTGACGGTCGAAGATGAAAAGCAGTTCGAGGCCCTGTGGCGCCACCTGGGTTTGTCAGTCGATTGGACCCAGACCTACCAGACCATCGACGCCCACTCCCGGGCCACATCCCAAATAGCCTTCCTGCGCAACCTTAAGCGCGGCGAGGCCTACCAGCAGTTGGCCCCGACCTTGTGGGATGTCACTTTCCGCACAGCCGTGGCCCAGGCCGAGCTGGAAGACCGCGAGCGCCCAGGCGCCTATCACCGTGTCGGTTTCAGCCATGTGCCCGATGGTGCCAAGGTCTTCATCGAGACAACTCGCCCTGAATTGATCCCGGCCTGTGTGGCGCTGGTGGCCCACCCGGAGGACGAACGCTACCAGGCGCTATTCGGCTCGCATGTCAAAGTGCCTTTATTCGAGACCGAGGTGCCGGTGGTGGCACACCACCTGGCAACGCCGGAAAAGGGTTCGGGTGTGGCCATGGTCTGCACCTTCGGCGACATCACCGATGTCATCTGGTGGCGTGAAATGCATCTGCCAACTAGAGCCATTTTGAGCTGGGACGGGCGGCTGTTGCCGGACGCACCAGTTGGGATCGACAGCCCGGCCGGTCAGGCCGCTTACAAGGAGCTGGGTGGGCTGACCATCTTCTCAGCCCGGCAGCGGATTGTGGAGATGCTTCAAGAGTCTGGCGACATGGTCGGTGAACCAAAACCCATCACCCACCCGGTCAAGTTCCACGAGAAGGGCGACAGGCCACTCGAGGTCATTCCAACCCGCCAGTGGTACCTATCCAACGGTGGGGTCGACATGGACCTGCGCGCCCAGTTGATCGCCCGCGGCCAGGAGATGAAGTGGTTCCCGGACTTCATGCGGGTGCGTTACGAAAACTGGGTCGAAGGGCTGAATTCGGATTGGCTGATCTCGCGTCAACGCTTCTTCGGTGTGCCCTTCCCGGTTTGGTATCCGGTCGACCAATTTGGCCACCCGGTCTACGACCGGCCAATCACACCAAAGGAATCGGATCTGCCGGTTGACCCCGCCAGCGACACCCCGGCCGGCTACAAGCCCGAACAGCGCGGCAAACCTGATGGCTTCATCGGCGATCCGGACATCATGGACACTTGGGCCACTTCGTCACTCTCCCCGCAAATCGCCGCCCACTGGCGCGACGACCCTGAACTATATGCCACTACTTTCCCAATGGACCTGAGGCCGCAAGCCCAAGACATTATTAGGACCTGGCTTTTTTCCTCTGTGGTGCGGGCCCACTTGGAGCACGGTTCACTGCCCTGGACCAACGCCGCCATCAGCGGTTTCATCTTGGATCCAGACCGCAAGAAAATGTCGAAATCGAAGGGCAATGTGGTTACGCCCATGGACCTGCTGGTCCAGCATGGCTCGGACGCGGTGCGGTACTGGGCGGCCTCGGCCCGCTTGGGCACCGACGCGGCCTTTGAGGTTGGCCAAATGAAGATTGGTCGCCGCCTGGCGATCAAGCTGCTCAACGCCTCGAAATTCGCCTTGACCTTCCTTGAGCCGAATGCCGACGGATCGCTCGATCTGGACGCCACCAAGGTGACCGAGCCGCTGGACCGAGCCATGTTGGCCTGGCTGGACGCTGTGGTCGAAAAGGCCACTACGGCCCTGGAGGCCTACGACCACACCCGGGCCCTGGAGGCGATTGAAGCCTTCTTCTGGATGTTCTGCGATGACTACATCGAACTGGTCAAGGACCGGGCCCATGGATTGTCCGGCCCTGAGCCGGCGGCCTCCGCCCGCACGGCGCTGGGCCTGGCCCTCGATCTACTGCTGCGCCTGTTCGCGCCATTCCAGCCCTTCGCCACCGAAGAGGTCTGGAGCTGGTTCCACGCCCAGGGCAGCTCGGTCCATCGCGTCGAATGGCCTAATGCTCAAGGGCTCGAACAACTGGGCGACCCGGCAGTGCTCGAAACGGCCGGCCAAGTGTTGGCCCTGTTGCGTCGGGTCAAATCAGAGGCCAAAGTGTCCCAGCGGACCGAGCTGGCCACCGCCCGCGTCACAGTCCCGGCCGCCCAGGCAGCTTTGGCCGTAGACGGCTTCGACGACATCAAAGCCGCTGGTCGGGTGATCGACCTGGTCATAGAAGCCGGCAAAACCGACACTCCAGAACTTGTCAGCGCCAACTTGGGGACTGGTGCATAATGCCTGTCGCCGGCCCGGAGCGGCCCGGGGCAGCTGCCCACCGTCCCACAAGGCGAGACCAACCAAGCCAAGGTGAGGCCCGGCATCGGGCAACTTGGCTTGCATAGATATGGTAGCGGCTGTATGTTATGCAGCCTAAGCGAAAGGACACCCCCGAATAATGAAGAAGCGCACTACTCCAGTCCTGATTGCTGCCCTCGTGGCGGCCGCATCCCTCGCGCTCGGCGCCTGCGGCAGCGGCGACGACGGCGGCGACACCAACAACAACGACGCCAAAGGCGAGGCCACCTTCACTCCCGTCACCGCGGGCAAACTGACCGTTTGCACCAATCCCCCCTACTGGCCCTTCGAAGACACCCTTGACGGTGAGGTCGTTGGCCTGGACCTGGACCTGATGGCAGAAGTCGCCAAAGACCTGGGCCTTGAGCTGCAACCCAAGGAAATGAACTTCGAGATCATCGAATCGGCCACCGGCTTTGAGACGGGCGACTGCGATGTAGGCGCCTCGGCCTTGACAATCACCGAAGCCCGGGCGGCCAAGATGGATTTCTCCGAGCCCTACTACGAGTCGACCATGGGCATGCTAGTCATGGCCGATTCAGCCCTAGCCAGCTTGGCTGATGTTGAAGGTAAACCGGTTGGCGTCCAAATGGGCACCACCGGCGAGGAGTGGGCCAACGAGCAGGCCGAACTGACCGAGATCCGCCAATTCGAAGGCCTGGGCGACCAAGTCACGGCCCTGAAGTCTGGTGAAGTCGAAGCCGTCTTCAACGACGTGCCGGCGTTGCAGCCCTACGCTGACACCGGCGAAATGACCATTGCGGCCGATT from Micrococcales bacterium includes these protein-coding regions:
- the valS gene encoding valine--tRNA ligase, which produces MNQPVAPRVPDRPSLEGLEAKWDAAWTEQDTYRFDRTQPRQRVYSIDTPPPTVSGSLHVGHVFSYTHTDIVARYQRMRGKEVFYPMGWDDNGLPTERRVQNYYGVRCDPSLGYDPDFTPPHEGSARSTKAADQVAISRKNFVELCERLTVEDEKQFEALWRHLGLSVDWTQTYQTIDAHSRATSQIAFLRNLKRGEAYQQLAPTLWDVTFRTAVAQAELEDRERPGAYHRVGFSHVPDGAKVFIETTRPELIPACVALVAHPEDERYQALFGSHVKVPLFETEVPVVAHHLATPEKGSGVAMVCTFGDITDVIWWREMHLPTRAILSWDGRLLPDAPVGIDSPAGQAAYKELGGLTIFSARQRIVEMLQESGDMVGEPKPITHPVKFHEKGDRPLEVIPTRQWYLSNGGVDMDLRAQLIARGQEMKWFPDFMRVRYENWVEGLNSDWLISRQRFFGVPFPVWYPVDQFGHPVYDRPITPKESDLPVDPASDTPAGYKPEQRGKPDGFIGDPDIMDTWATSSLSPQIAAHWRDDPELYATTFPMDLRPQAQDIIRTWLFSSVVRAHLEHGSLPWTNAAISGFILDPDRKKMSKSKGNVVTPMDLLVQHGSDAVRYWAASARLGTDAAFEVGQMKIGRRLAIKLLNASKFALTFLEPNADGSLDLDATKVTEPLDRAMLAWLDAVVEKATTALEAYDHTRALEAIEAFFWMFCDDYIELVKDRAHGLSGPEPAASARTALGLALDLLLRLFAPFQPFATEEVWSWFHAQGSSVHRVEWPNAQGLEQLGDPAVLETAGQVLALLRRVKSEAKVSQRTELATARVTVPAAQAALAVDGFDDIKAAGRVIDLVIEAGKTDTPELVSANLGTGA
- a CDS encoding transporter substrate-binding domain-containing protein is translated as MKKRTTPVLIAALVAAASLALGACGSGDDGGDTNNNDAKGEATFTPVTAGKLTVCTNPPYWPFEDTLDGEVVGLDLDLMAEVAKDLGLELQPKEMNFEIIESATGFETGDCDVGASALTITEARAAKMDFSEPYYESTMGMLVMADSALASLADVEGKPVGVQMGTTGEEWANEQAELTEIRQFEGLGDQVTALKSGEVEAVFNDVPALQPYADTGEMTIAADFQTGEKLGFAVKQGNTVLLDQINATLQRLKADGTFDQIVAAAFERAQSTL